The Streptomyces sp. JB150 genomic interval CTGGTGCAGGAGGCTGACGACGTCGTAGCGGGCGCGCAGCCGGCCGGTCACGGCAGGGGTGGTCAGCCGGCCGACGTAGGCCTCGTCCAGGCGTTCCGCCTCGGCGGCCTTCAGGACGCGCGGGCTGGGGTCGAGCCCGTCGAACGCCGTGTACGGGAAGAACGCGCGGGCCGCCGCCGGGAAGTCGGCGTTGCCGGTGCCGACGTCGAGCCAGCCCTCCGGTTCGCCGTACGGCAGCATCACGCGGGCGGTGGCCCGCAGCCGGCGCCGGGTGCGGCGGACGCGGGCGGGGCCGGGCTGCGCGTAGCGGAAGTGGAACGCCATGCCCTCAGGGGTGAGGCGGGGGTTCTGGAAGACGTGCGCGCACGTCTCGCACCGGTCGACGGTGAAGGTGCCGGGTCTGCCCTGGAGGGGGTCGGAGGCGGTGAACCGGGTCCGCAGGTCACGGGAGCCGCACCAGGGGCAGTCCTCGCGGCGCGGTCCGTGGAAGCGTTCGGTGCCATGGGCGAGTTCGGCGAGGCAGGCGGCCCGGCGGCGGGCGCCCACGTGCGGGGCGGAGGGCGTGGACGGCATCGGCGGCTCCCGGAACGGACGCGGGCATCCAGGTACATGGACGCGAGCATCACAGGTACATACACGTACGCACGCATGCATACCCGGATACATGCGCGTACACAGGCAAAGGGAACGTATGGGATGGCGATCTTGGGCGCAACGACGTGGTGACCGCGTGGTGCCCCGGCGGCCCCGCCCCGTTCGGCCGGTGCCGGTACTGTTCGGCGAATGAGCTCGCTGAATCTCGACGACTTCACCGATCTGATCGAGCGCCCCGACGGTGGGCTGCGCCGGGACGCCGAGGCGCGCCGGGAGCGCCGGATCGTGCCGCCCGGATCGTTGGGCCGCCTCGACGACCTGGGTGAGTGGCTGGCCGCGGCGCAGGGAACCGCGGTGGTACGGCCGGTGGAACGGCCGCGGGTGGTGCTGTTCGCCGGTGACCACGGGGTCGCCGCGCTGGGCGTCTCGGCGCGGCCCGCGGGCAGCGCGCACGAGCTGGTCCGCGAGGTGCTGGAGGGCGCCCGCCCGGTGGCGGTACTGGCCCGGCGGCTCGGAGTGCCGGTGCGGGTGGTGGACATGGCGCTGGACTGCGACCCGGGGCTGTTCCCCGAGGACGTGGTGCGGCACCGGGTGCGGCGCGGCAGCGGGCGGATCGACATCGAGGACGCGCTCACCGCCGAGGAGGCGGAGGCCTCGTTCCGCGCCGGGGTGGCGGTGGCCGACGAGGAGGCCGACTCGGGGACGGACCTGGTGGTCCTCGGCGACGTCAGCGTCGGCGGCACCACGGCCGCGGCGGTGCTCGTGGCCGCGCTGTGCGGCACCGACGCCTCGGTGGTCACCGGGCGCGGCGGCCTCGCCATCGACGACCTGGCGTGGATGCGCAAGTGCGCCGCGATCCGGGACGCGCTGCGCCGGGCCCGGCCGGTGCTCGGGGACCAGCTCGAGCTGCTGGCGACGGTCGGCGGCGCGGATCTGGCCGCGATGACCGGGTTCCTGCTGCAGAGCGCCGTACGGAAGATGCCGGTGATCCTGGACGGCGTGGTGGCCGCCGCGTGTGCCCTGGTGGGTCAGCGGGTCGCGTTCCGGGCGCCGGACTGGTGGCTGGCCGCGCACGACAGCGGGGAGCCGGGGCAGGCGAAGGCGCTGGACCGGATGGCGCTGGAGCCGCTGCTGAGCCACGGGGTGACGGTCGGCGAGGGCGCGGGCGGTGTGCTCGCACTGCCGCTGGTGCAGGCCGCGGCGGCACTGGCGGCCGAGCTGCCCGAGAAGCCCGCCGAGAAAGCCGGTCAGCAGGAGGCCGGGGCCGCCGAGACGGGCCCGGAGAAGACCGGGCAGCCGGCGGCCGAGGCCGCCGCGAAGGAGGACACCGAGGCCATCGCGGAGTGAAGGCCGGGCAGCCGGCGGCCAGGGCCGCCGCCAGGCAGAACGCCGAGTCCGCCGCGGAGTGAAGGCCGGACAGCAGGAGGCCGAGGCCGCCGCGAGGCAGCACGCCGGGCCGTCGCGGTGTGAGCGAGCCGGGTCACGTCGGTTTCGCGCAACGTCTCCCCCGGCGGCGCGGTCTTCCCGGGCGATGAACACGCTCGTCCGCCTCGCCCGCGCCGAATGGGGACCGCTCTGCGCGGCCCTGCGCGAACCGCTGCCGCGGCGACGGTTCGCGGCCGTCCCGCTGACCGCCGGTGCGGTCTGCCTGACCGCCGTCCTGCACGCCGTGCACGGCACCTCGTGGGGCTACGGCTTCGTGCAGGCCACCGGCACCGTGCGCGCCGCGGATCCGCTGTGGCTCGCGCTGCTGCGCACGCCCCTGTCCCTCTTCGTCCCGGCCCTCGACCTGCCGGTGTGGGGCGCGCTGGCGCAGATCCTGGTCGTCTTCGGTGTCGCGGAGGTCTGTCTCGGCCGCCGCCGCACGCTCGCGCTGGCCTACGCCGCGACGCTCGCCGGCACGCTGTACGCCCGGCTCGGCATCGCGCTCGGCCCGCGCACCCCGGTGGGGCTGCCCCCGTCGGACGCGTGGGTCGTGGACACCGGGCCGTCGGCGGCGGTGGTGGGGCTCGCGGTGTACGTGGGCTGCCGGTACCGCGCGTACGCGACGGCGGGCGCGGTGACCGCGGCGATGGTGGCGGAGGTGATCGTGAAGGAGAACCTGGCCGGCAAGGAGCATCTGGCGGCGATCGCGGCGGTGTCGGCGCTGTGCGCGCTGGAGACGGGGCGTCAGCGGTGGTCGAGGGCGCGGACGGGCTCGTCGGGGGCGCCGCCGATCCAGTCCTGCACCTTGCGGGCGGGGCCCGTCCAGCGGCGGTCGTGACGGTAGGCGCGCAGCGCGGAGCGGGCGCGGGCGCGCGGGCGGCGGGCGTAGAAGCGGCGGGCCCACGGGGAGCCGGGGCGCGCCAGGCGGACCGCGCCGATCAGGGCGAGCAGCGGCACGATCGTGCCGAACAGCGCCATGCGCAGCTTGCCCTTGTAGAGGGCGATCAGGGCGAAGACGAAGTTCCCGGCGACGGTGGAGATGACGGTGCCGCGGCCCTGGCGTTCCTCCTCGTCGACGCCGTCGACCCCGAACGGGGAGAAGCCGGACAGGACCAGGCCGACGAGGGCCACGGTCACCACCACGACCTCGACGCTCTTGCGGCCCGCCTCGCTCCAGTACACGTCGTCGAGGTGGAGGATCAGCGCGAACTCGTCGAGGACGAGCCCCGCGCCGATCCCGAAGATCACCGCCCACAGGGCCGGCCCGAGCCCCTCCCGTCCGCTGGCCACCGCGCCGAAGCCGCCGACGACCGTGAGCACGACGCCGGGGACGACATGGTGGATGTGCAGGCCGCCCGCCCCCTGGACGTTGCCGAAGGGCCCCTTGCCCGCCCGGATCAGGCGGGTGATCAGCCGGGTGATCAGGAAGGTCAGCACGAACGCGGCGAGGGCGAGCAGGAGGGGGAGCTTGCCGGGCTCGATGATGTTCCGTTGCAGCCACTGCCCCATGCGTCCCAGTCTGGCCCGGTTCGCCCTCGGGCGCCGTCCGGGGACGCCCCGGCACCGGAAGGCCGTGCGGGCCGTCGCGTAGCCTTCCGGCGTGTCCTCGATCTCGCCGGTTCCGTCCCTGCACGGCCTTCGTTTCGCCTTCGGCACGCTCACCGTCCTGCCGGTGCGGGTGACCCGCTGGGACCGGGCGGCCGCCCGGGGCGGGATGCTGTGCGCGCCGGTCGCCGGGCTGGCCGTCGGCGCCCTCGCCGCGGCGGCCGGGGTGGCGCTCGCGCTGCTGGGCGCCGGTCCCCTGCTCGCCGCCGTGGCCTCCGCCGCCGTACCGGCCGTGCTCACCCGGGGGCTGCACCTGGACGGGCTGGCCGACACCGCGGACGGGCTGGGCAGCGGCAAGCCCGCCGAGGACGCGCTGCGGATCATGAAGCAGTCGGACATCGGGCCGTTCGGCGTGATCACCCTCCTCTTCGTGCTGCTCGCCCAGGTGGCCGCGCTCGCCGAGGCCTACGGCGGCTCGTGGGCGCGCGGCGCGCTCGCCGCGGTCGTGTCGGCGGCCGCCGCCCGGCTCGCGCTGACCCTGGCCGCCCGCACCGGGGTGCCGGCCGCGCGCCCGGAAGGGCTGGGCGCGGCGGTCGCCGGGGTTGTGCCGCGGGCGGGGGCCGCGCTCGTCGCGCTGCTGGTGCTCGGGGCGGCGGCGGGCGGCGGCGCGCTGCTCGGGGCGTACGACGCCGGCCGCGCGGTGCTGGCGGTGGCGCTGGCCGTCGCCGCGGCGGAGCTGCTGCTGCGGCACTGCACGCGCCGGTTCGGCGGGGTGACCGGCGATGTGTTCGGCGGGCTCGCCGAGACGGCGGCGACGACGGCGCTGGTCGTCCTCGCCCTCGGCTGACCCCGGGGGTCAGCAGGCCCGGCGCCACACCCCCAGCTCGTACCGCTTCAGCATGGAGCTGAGCCGCAGCCGCCGCGCCTCGGGGCAGAAGCTGCGCGTGGACACCTCGTACTCCACGTGGAAGACGGCCTTGTCGGCCTCGATGAACGGGGTGAGGGCGTCGCACTCGCGGTACTGGGCGCACTGCTCGTTCACCGCGAAGTCGAAGTCGCCGACCAGCTCCGGGATCTGGTCGAGGTCGTTCTTCAGGCCGACCGCGAGGCCCCGCTCGTGGGCGAGGCGGGCGACGAGCCGGTTGTAGCGCAGCTGGTCGGCGGCGGTGAGCGGGAAGCCGGTGCGGTTGCGGTAGCCGTCCATGTTGTCCGGCTCGACCGCGTCGAAGCCCTTGTCGCGGCACATGTCGAGCCGGGCCGCCATCAGCGGCTCCAGGACGTCGGTGCGGCGGATGTCGAGCCAGCGCTCGCCCGGCCAGCCGTTGCCCTTGCCGAGCACCGCCTTCGGGAACTTGTCGGCGTCCGGGCGGAACTCCTCCCAGGCGCCGGTGGACAGGTAGCAGATCACCTTGCGGCCCCGGCGGTGCAGGTCCTCGACGGCGTCCGCGTCGTGGTCGAAGCCGTCGATGTCGTACACCGGCACGTCGACCGTCGGGTCGAGGCGGCCGCTGAGCTGCCACTGCCAGGGGGTGCCGGGGCGCGGCTGCCAGCGCTCCCCGGACGGCCGGGCCGGTTTGTCGTCGGGCACGGAGACGCACCCCGTGACGAGCAGCAGCAGGGCGAGCAGCAGGATGGGTCGTCTCACCGGTGGGGCTCCAGGGTGTGCGGCAGTGTTCCCCAGAGATGATCCCCCGCGCCGGGCACCGCGCAGTGCACGCTCGCGCCCCGCTCGCGGGCCCTCGCGGCCAGGTCGACGCCCGCCGGGACGCCGTGGACGAGGTGGCAGACGCGGGCGCCGGTGCCGGGCCAGGGCCGCCGGGGCCCCGCGCGGTACGCCGCCCAGTCGCCCTCGAAGGTGACGAGGAGGTCGGCGACGTGGGCGTAGCAGGGGTGGGGTTCGGTGCCGTGGTTGAGGGTGATCGTGGTGTACCCGGCCGCCCAGGCGGCGCTCGCCAGGCGGCGGTAGTGGGGGAACTCCTCAACTCCTGCGGCCACTTGGTCGAGGAAGGCGCCGTCCGTGCCGTACCAGGCGCGGTGGCGGCCGAGGTCGCGGGCCACGTCGGCGTGCGGTCGGCGCCCGTAGTCGGTGTCGGCGTAGCCGAGCACCCGGGTGCCGGCCGCCCGCAGCCGGGCGGCGACCTCGGCGAACGCCGGGTCGG includes:
- a CDS encoding adenosylcobinamide-GDP ribazoletransferase yields the protein MSPVPSLHGLRFAFGTLTVLPVRVTRWDRAAARGGMLCAPVAGLAVGALAAAAGVALALLGAGPLLAAVASAAVPAVLTRGLHLDGLADTADGLGSGKPAEDALRIMKQSDIGPFGVITLLFVLLAQVAALAEAYGGSWARGALAAVVSAAAARLALTLAARTGVPAARPEGLGAAVAGVVPRAGAALVALLVLGAAAGGGALLGAYDAGRAVLAVALAVAAAELLLRHCTRRFGGVTGDVFGGLAETAATTALVVLALG
- the cobT gene encoding nicotinate-nucleotide--dimethylbenzimidazole phosphoribosyltransferase, giving the protein MSSLNLDDFTDLIERPDGGLRRDAEARRERRIVPPGSLGRLDDLGEWLAAAQGTAVVRPVERPRVVLFAGDHGVAALGVSARPAGSAHELVREVLEGARPVAVLARRLGVPVRVVDMALDCDPGLFPEDVVRHRVRRGSGRIDIEDALTAEEAEASFRAGVAVADEEADSGTDLVVLGDVSVGGTTAAAVLVAALCGTDASVVTGRGGLAIDDLAWMRKCAAIRDALRRARPVLGDQLELLATVGGADLAAMTGFLLQSAVRKMPVILDGVVAAACALVGQRVAFRAPDWWLAAHDSGEPGQAKALDRMALEPLLSHGVTVGEGAGGVLALPLVQAAAALAAELPEKPAEKAGQQEAGAAETGPEKTGQPAAEAAAKEDTEAIAE
- a CDS encoding endo alpha-1,4 polygalactosaminidase, whose translation is MRRPILLLALLLLVTGCVSVPDDKPARPSGERWQPRPGTPWQWQLSGRLDPTVDVPVYDIDGFDHDADAVEDLHRRGRKVICYLSTGAWEEFRPDADKFPKAVLGKGNGWPGERWLDIRRTDVLEPLMAARLDMCRDKGFDAVEPDNMDGYRNRTGFPLTAADQLRYNRLVARLAHERGLAVGLKNDLDQIPELVGDFDFAVNEQCAQYRECDALTPFIEADKAVFHVEYEVSTRSFCPEARRLRLSSMLKRYELGVWRRAC
- a CDS encoding class I SAM-dependent methyltransferase, producing the protein MPSTPSAPHVGARRRAACLAELAHGTERFHGPRREDCPWCGSRDLRTRFTASDPLQGRPGTFTVDRCETCAHVFQNPRLTPEGMAFHFRYAQPGPARVRRTRRRLRATARVMLPYGEPEGWLDVGTGNADFPAAARAFFPYTAFDGLDPSPRVLKAAEAERLDEAYVGRLTTPAVTGRLRARYDVVSLLHQLHRSPDPRADLHAALGLLRPGGRILIELPDPTSLFAPFLGRWWLPHTQPRHLHLIPPANLRAELERHGCRILRTDRLHAPYDLSVATTLLLAHLLPCPDAPWRPLPPTEAQRALRAALSAATAPLTVAAAAADHALAPLLRHTGFSNTYRVIAQAPYRPRT
- a CDS encoding spherulation-specific family 4 protein — encoded protein: MSTLLVPYYEHPSVRPAEWDAIVAAAPRLYGVVLNPASGPGEAPDPAFAEVAARLRAAGTRVLGYADTDYGRRPHADVARDLGRHRAWYGTDGAFLDQVAAGVEEFPHYRRLASAAWAAGYTTITLNHGTEPHPCYAHVADLLVTFEGDWAAYRAGPRRPWPGTGARVCHLVHGVPAGVDLAARARERGASVHCAVPGAGDHLWGTLPHTLEPHR